One Gammaproteobacteria bacterium DNA segment encodes these proteins:
- a CDS encoding threonylcarbamoyl-AMP synthase, with the protein MSQFLHIHPDNPQPRLIRTAVEIMHAGGVIAYPTDSSYALGCHIGDKNAMQRIARIRQFDKSHHFTLVCRDLSEISSYAKVDNASYRLLKAHTPGAYTFILKATREVPKRLQNPKRKTIGLRVPDNEIAQALLEELGEPIMSTTLSLPGDDYPLSDPYDIEERLKNQLDAIIDGGNCGLDPTSIIDLVEGVPKVLRAGKGDISDFV; encoded by the coding sequence CGCGGTTGAGATCATGCACGCCGGTGGGGTGATCGCGTATCCAACCGATTCCTCTTATGCTCTGGGCTGTCATATTGGGGATAAAAATGCCATGCAACGCATTGCCCGTATACGGCAATTCGACAAGTCACATCATTTCACTCTGGTGTGTCGGGACCTTTCAGAAATCTCCAGTTATGCCAAGGTCGATAACGCCTCTTATCGACTCCTCAAGGCGCACACACCCGGCGCTTATACCTTTATTCTCAAGGCCACGCGCGAAGTGCCCAAGCGCTTGCAAAACCCGAAACGTAAAACCATCGGTTTACGTGTGCCTGATAACGAGATTGCCCAGGCTTTGCTGGAAGAATTGGGTGAGCCAATCATGAGCACAACCTTGAGTCTCCCGGGCGATGATTACCCCTTAAGTGATCCTTATGACATTGAAGAACGGCTTAAAAATCAACTCGATGCCATCATCGATGGCGGTAATTGTGGGCTGGATCCAACCTCGATCATTGACCTGGTGGAAGGTGTACCCAAAGTATTGCGAGCTGGTAAAGGCGACATCTCGGATTTTGTGTAA